One part of the Aspergillus luchuensis IFO 4308 DNA, chromosome 5, nearly complete sequence genome encodes these proteins:
- a CDS encoding putative PKS/NRPS-like protein biosynthetic cluster (COG:I;~EggNog:ENOG410QD7I;~InterPro:IPR032088,IPR016035,IPR001227,IPR014043, IPR016039,IPR014030,IPR014031,IPR020841;~PFAM:PF00109,PF16073,PF02801;~SMCOG1022:Beta-ketoacyl synthase;~TransMembrane:3 (o80-99i111-131o137-153i);~antiSMASH:Cluster_5.3;~go_function: GO:0016740 - transferase activity [Evidence IEA];~go_function: GO:0016746 - transferase activity, transferring acyl groups [Evidence IEA]) produces MAPPRLLCFGDQTTDSCSRIKDLYAKATQYNRLRDFLTVVDRLVRSQRLGISTTDNPLFDDYDSMDTVAEAYAQRTDYGVVMPTVLLCVAQLGGLILHLEENPTLLWGETSKLHIVGLCTGLFPAALAATVPSPAELLPLSLLMVMLSLRLAIQVDRRSRYIEASTQSWAVSVKRASAGELERVIASFNEEQELPEHKRAYISAELDTSVTISGPPSTLSLLTRHPSISNLPKLELPIAAAYHAPHLRRPSLEDILGPLKVPDLRVRRNVTVVSPNSGMPYATASLRGLLHFMMADLLQNKVSWNRMMRGLPPGLRTSNATMAVTPSDRLGSLVDEVFLGEYFDADYNTVAIVGMSCRLPGVGSPDDLWKILENGQSINKGTPAKYPDAQTSVDRFGSVKKSSQPVQSWFIDQPGLFDAGLFNVAPDDVKDMHPIKRLLLLAVYEALESAGYTPHSRDSRRVGTFIGQATDQPRYLRDTVGAGRLNQYFKWDGPSYTIDTASSPSTAPMEMAYHALRRNECDIAVVVGTNHLSDPTCNSTEEGHFRSEGVGVVILKRLPDALKANDRVRGVITAVVSNNTGNPCNKPPQKRLLKDVLRRARLGPGDLDYIEGDGCDEEQNMAQVESIVDLMSLTPEGNEPLRIGSVKPTVGHLGAASGILSVLKSVPMLERGVIPPDVGISSASKGQLAKAKVEVPQSAMAFLQSRRGRDTRRILVNHSNTMGDKMALLIENHPCAIPQKRSDQRANYVVAVSGQTVKSLRGNQERLLQYLQAQPDAQLANVAYTTTARRVHHVYRRAYSVGHVRQLKEILQKELADPLPVDLVGNQPSRVFVFTGQEGQYPGMGRQLFRTCPTFKQRLLECNNICTQLGYGPFVDIIEREDLDLGDMTPVQSQLAVISLEVALADAWRAWGTTPGYGYGT; encoded by the exons ATGGCTCCCCCACGACTTCTCTGCTTCGGTGACCAAACCACTGATTCATGCAGCCGTATCAAAGACTTATACGCGAAGGCGACCCAATACAATCGTCTACGCGACTTCCTGACTGTCGTCGACCGTCTTGTCCGTTCACAGCGTTTGGGTATATCGACCACTGACAACCCCCTTTTTGATGATTACGATTCGATGGATACCGTGGCTGAGGCCTATGCTCAGCGAACCGATTATGGTGTCGTTATGCCCACCGTGCTACTCTGTGTAGCTCAGCTTGGAGGCTTGATTCT ACACCTGGAGGAGAACCCAACTCTTCTGTGGGGAGAAACTTCCAAGTTGCACATCGTTGGTCTCTGCACTGGGTTGTTCCCGGCAGCTCTGGCGGCCACTGTCCCATCACCGGCAGAGTTGCTTCCTTTGTCGTTACTCATGGTTATGTTATCACTGCGCCTGGCAATCCAGGTGGACCGCCGATCTCGCTACATTGAGGCTTCGACCCAGAGTTGGGCAGTATCGGTGAAGCGGGCCTCGGCCGGTGAGCTGGAAAGAGTGATTGCATCCTTTAATGAGGAACAA GAGCTTCCAGAACATAAGCGGGCGTATATAAGTGCCGAACTTGATACATCTGTGACGATCAGCGGTCCTCCTTCCACGCTATCCCTCCTTACGCGCCACCCCTCAATCAGCAACCTGCCAAAGTTGGAACTACCAATCGCCGCCGCATACCATGCTCCTCATCTCAGAAGACCTAGCTTGGAGGATATTTTAGGGCCTTTGAAGGTTCCAGACCTTCGAGTTCGGCGAAATGTTACTGTGGTGTCCCCAAACTCAGGCATGCCGTATGCCACTGCCTCCTTGCGCGGACTGCTACATTTCATGATGGCTGATCTCCTCCAAAATAAGGTGTCCTGGaacaggatgatgagaggacTGCCTCCGGGCCTGAGGACATCCAATGCTACGATGGCTGTTACACCAAGCGACCGGCTCGGATCATTGGTGGACGAAGTCTTCCTCGGTGAGTACTTCGATGCTGATTATAACACTGTTGCTATTGTTGGTATGTCATGCCGGCTTCCGGGGGTCGGCTCGCCAGATGATCTGTGGAAGATACTAGAGAATGGTCAGAGTATAAATAAAGGG ACACCTGCAAAGTATCCTGATGCCCAGACCAGTGTAGACCGATTCGGGAGTGTGAAGAAAAGCAGTCAACCGGTACAAAGCTGGTTCATTGACCAGCCCGGGCTATTTGACGCTGGCCTGTTCAACGTCGCTCCCGATGATGTTAAAGACATGCACCCAATCAAGCGGCTTCTACTCCTCGCCGTGTACGAGGCACTTGAAAGTGCTGGGTATACCCCCCATAGCCGTGACTCCCGGCGCGTGGGTACCTTCATTGGACAGGCCACAGACCAGCCACGCTACCTTCGCGATACTGTTGGCGCTGGGCGATTGAATCAATACTTCAAGTGGGATGGCCCTTCATATACCATTGACAcagcatcttctccaagcacAGCCCCTATGGAGATGGCGTATCATGCTCTACGTCGCAATGAGTGTGATATTGCGGTGGTCGTAGGCACCAATCACTTGTCTGATCCGACGTGCAACTCCACTGAGGAAGGGCACTTTCGTTCAGAAGGAGTGGGTGTGGTTATACTTAAGCGGCTACCAGACGCGCTCAAGGCTAATGATCGCGTTCGGGGTGTCATCACCGCTGTGGTCTCTAATAATACAGGTAATCCCTGCAACAAGCCTCCTCAGAAAAGGCTCTTAAAAGACGTCCTGCGACGCGCCCGTCTTGGTCCAGGGGACTTGGACTATATAGAAGGGGACGGGTGCGATGAGGAGCAGAATATGGCGCAAGTCGAGTCGATCGTGGATCTCATGTCACTCACGCCTGAAGGGAATGAGCCCCTGCGCATCGGCTCTGTCAAGCCGACGGTTGGCCATTTGGGAGCA GCCTCTGGCATTCTTTCTGTGCTCAAATCTGTGCCCATGCTTGAGCGGGGGGTAATCCCTCCTGATGTTGGTATCAGCTCAGCCTCGAAGGGGCAATTAGCCAAAGCCAAAGTTGAAGTTCCTCAGTCGGCAATGGCATTCCTGCAATCTCGTCGAGGGCGTGATACGCGCCGCATTCTGGTCAACCACTCCAACACCATG GGCGACAAAATGGCATTACTTATTGAAAATCATCCATGCGCTATCCCTCAAAAGCGCTCTGACCAACGCGCTAACTATGTGGTGGCGGTTTCCGGACAGACGGTGAAGTCCCTGAGAGGCAACCAAGAGCGACTTCTACAGTATTTGCAGGCACAGCCTGATGCGCAACTGGCCAACGTAGCATATACGACAACTGCCCGACGAGTGCATCATGTATACCGTCGCGCATATTCCGTGGGTCATGTCCGGCAGCTCAAGGAGATCCTGCAGAAGGAGCTTGCAGATCCCCTGCCTGTGGATCTCGTTGGCAATCAACCAAGCCGGGTCTTTGTATTCACTGGCCAAGAGGGACAATATCCGGGGATGGGGCGACAGCTCTTCAGGACGTGTCCTACCTTCAAACAACGACTGCTTGAATGTAACAACATATGCACACAGCTTGGATACGGACCGTTTGTGGACATCATTGAACGGGAAGATCTTGACCTAGGCGACATGACACCCGTCCAGAGCCAGCTTGCTGTGATCTCGCTGGAAGTGGCACTGGCTGATGCATGGCGGGCCTGGGGCACTACACCGGGATATGGTTATGGGACATAG
- a CDS encoding putative PKS/NRPS-like protein biosynthetic cluster (COG:I;~EggNog:ENOG410QD7I;~InterPro:IPR016036,IPR030918,IPR016035,IPR001227, IPR014043,IPR020807,IPR042104;~PFAM:PF14765;~antiSMASH:Cluster_5.3;~go_function: GO:0016740 - transferase activity [Evidence IEA]) has protein sequence MLTIRSDPETIRDTLLQYEEFAGCTISCLNGPSSTVVSGEHDQLCLLKDHLAGISTRLLPVPFGFHSPQMDSTLDEYRQLCSSIQFNAPQVPVISTLTGCAVERAGIFGPDYLARQTREPVKFQDALRACEMKVTEKGKGLWLEIGPAPVCTEVALTQQSVPGQHMLFSLSPKRDDWEVISQVLTQLYTIGSDINWEAFHSDYVDNLQLLDLPKYAFDLKDFGIPYQKDSVLMTGGRPNGPSREMPFSTSTLHKIEKEVHGERRSAVTFSSDLSQSALLSALKGHSMFNQCVFPSSVYTDMALTAASYTFKVMEAISEVPPMSVSNMEIIQPLVVQQDQPNPVLKLRAERSRGSNCVEVVCFSQAPSSPEEQRHARCTVYFDSSDSTKQDLRDRSHHTQAKCDTLQRAARTGSAHHLRNSMIYRLFSQPIVYGPRYRCIREITMHEEMREATATIKFPRPATGETFTVSPYWMDSFIQLGSFALNGHDNAPEDTSYICTGWWKL, from the coding sequence ATGCTCACCATTAGATCGGATCCCGAAACGATTCGAGACACTCTACTACAATATGAAGAGTTTGCCGGTTGCACAATATCCTGTCTCAATGGTCCCTCTTCAACCGTCGTAAGCGGTGAGCATGATCAGCTCTGCCTGCTGAAGGACCACCTAGCGGGGATATCCACCCGGCTCCTTCCTGTGCCATTTGGATTCCACTCGCCGCAAATGGATTCCACACTGGATGAGTACCGTCAGCTGTGCTCGTCTATCCAGTTCAATGCCCCACAAGTTCCAGTTATTTCCACATTAACAGGTTGCGCTGTTGAGCGTGCTGGAATCTTCGGGCCAGATTACCTCGCAAGGCAAACTCGAGAACCGGTCAAGTTCCAGGATGCACTTCGAGCCTGCGAAATGAAGGTTACCGAGAAAGGCAAGGGCCTTTGGCTTGAAATCGGCCCTGCCCCGGTCTGTACTGAAGTAGCTCTAACTCAGCAATCAGTTCCAGGGCAGCACATGCTATTCTCCCTCAGTCCTAAGCGGGATGACTGGGAAGTCATCTCACAGGTACTGACTCAACTATACACAATTGGATCAGACATAAACTGGGAAGCTTTCCATTCAGACTATGTCGACAATTTGCAGCTGCTTGATCTACCCAAATATGCTTTTGATTTGAAGGACTTTGGCATCCCATATCAGAAGGATAGTGTACTCATGACAGGAGGCAGACCTAATGGACCCAGTCGGGAGATGCCCTTCTCTACCAGCACCTTGCAcaagatagagaaagaagtgCATGGCGAGAGGAGATCTGCGGTAACATTTTCGTCGGATCTCTCGCAATCAGCCTTACTTTCTGCTCTAAAAGGTCACAGCATGTTCAATCAATGTGTCTTTCCAAGCTCTGTCTACACGGACATGGCTTTGACGGCTGCCTCTTACACATTCAAAGTAATGGAAGCAATCAGCGAAGTTCCTCCCATGAGTGTGTCCAATATGGAAATTATTCAACCACTCGTCGTGCAACAGGATCAGCCCAACCCTGTTCTTAAGCTCCGCGCCGAACGCAGCAGGGGGAGCAACTGCGTGGAGGTCGTGTGTTTCTCGCAGGCCCCATCTAGCCCAGAGGAGCAACGGCATGCCCGATGTACTGTCTACTTCGACTCGAGCGATTCTACGAAGCAAGATCTGAGGGACAGAAGCCATCACACCCAGGCCAAATGTGATACACTGCAACGAGCAGCCCGCACCGGCTCggctcatcatcttcgcaaCAGCATGATTTATAGACTGTTCTCTCAACCCATTGTGTACGGTCCCCGCTACCGATGCATCCGGGAAATTACCATGCATGAAGAAATGAGAGAAGCAACGGCCACAATCAAGTTCCCCAGACCCGCGACCGGCGAAACCTTTACCGTCAGCCCGTACTGGATGGATTCGTTCATTCAACTAGGCAGCTTCGCTCTCAACGGACACGACAACGCTCCAGAGGACACATCATACATCTGCACGGGCTGGTGGAAGCTCTAG
- a CDS encoding uncharacterized protein (COG:S;~EggNog:ENOG410PTIR;~antiSMASH:Cluster_5.3) — protein sequence MDLDDPPIELTPSPMRVLVQTLTNLVPSDNLIANGEPYGDKLLSMLDRTCKHVWDFPYEPGLQRWYSYGDEFGYNNRVCFFLLDYGTAPNGNDEEVPIQCFTWDGEKFIPKPELLQSEDVQAELKEVPFTPGPSDRGEIPPMRDIVRRRLRKAQFLSKRELDYIAEHPEDQEWLQRKVKPRFWANLLEQMERRGKQNEDEKGGEDYVEQQQ from the exons ATGGACCTCGACGATCCACCCATAGAGCTTACTCCCTCTCCCATGCGCGTCCTTGTGCAAACACTCACTAACCTCGTTCCGTCGGACAATCTTATCGCCAATGGTGAGCCATACGGTGACAAGCTACTCTCCATGCTCGACCGAACCTGCAAGCATGTTTGGGATTTTCCATATGAACCAGGCCTGCAACGCTGGTACTCCTACGGTGACGAGTTCGGCTACAACAACCGGGTGTGCTTTTTCCTACTGGACTATGGCACTGCTCCGAACGGCaatgatgaggaagttccGATCCAGTGTTTTAcgtgggatggagagaaatT CATACCCAAGCCCGAGCTCCTCCAAAGCGAGGATGTTCAAGCAGAGTTGAAGGAGGTACCGTTTACACCAGGTCCTTCCGACCGTGGAGAGATACCGCCGATGCGGGATATAGTGCGGCGGAGGCTACGGAAAGCACAGTTTTTGTCGAAACGAGAGCTTGACTATATAGCGGAGCATCCGGAGGATCAGGAGTGGTTGCAGAGAAAGGTGAAGCCCAGGTTTTGGGCGAACCTTTTGGAGCAGATggaaaggagaggaaagcagaatgaggatgagaagggaggggaagattATGTggagcaacaacaatga
- a CDS encoding uncharacterized protein (COG:Q;~EggNog:ENOG410PJ8N;~InterPro:IPR036188;~PFAM:PF07992,PF13738;~SMCOG1092:hypothetical protein;~antiSMASH:Cluster_5.3), translating to MTLIGSDSTAQPPGRDEYPQRADLRRMMNQNPLPTLPLDLIDPSSMVGDEGTIQARGVLDSLNNALATGDIKALEGCFYADQAYWKDQLALTWHLRTFSAPRTIAASLLETANLRNVFGGVEVDGAAVFLPATPVLQFIDCPLVFKTQSPSGLCRGKMLLLPVVSDEQRIAWKIWILSTRLESLDVQPEDEDLLQLPGKKLNESMDFETDVFIIGAGNAGVALSARLKALGVESVMVERNPCPGDNWALRYDCMQFHIPTAFCELPYMCYDKELQTPHLLTRQDLASQVRRYVETFSLNTIHSVKVLSTEYDEVAQKWHVTFASPAGQRKATSKHLVMATGFGSQKPNMPQIAEPQLYKGISVHSADYKNAKLLREQGAKSVMVIGSANTAFDVLVDCHKAGLDATMVVRSPTYIVPLEYVCDKNSLGAYDGGVDAADKLILSLPAVVDGQLARGLFAMLAANEPQRYAALEAAGFPVLDSRNPDCALMHNLLERAGGHYVDVGGTKLIEEGRVNVKAGVEPVAYTKSGLRFSDGSCVDADAIVWCTGFSDSNIVTTATEILGGEPSTNESAGEAQPNGSEKRILGPRDIA from the exons ATGACCCTTA TTGGCTCAgacagcacagcacagccTCCCGGTCGGGATGAGTACCCACAGCGTGCGGACTTGCGCCGCATGATGAACCAAAACCCTCTCCCGACTCTGCCCCTTGATCTGATCGATCCGTCGTCCATGGTGGGTGACGAAGGAACAATCCAAGCACGCGGCGTGTTAGACTCTTTGAATAATGCATTGGCCACTGGCGATATCAAAGCCTTGGAAGGTTGCTTCTATGCCGACCAAGCATACTGGAAGGATCAATTGGCTCTGACATGGCACCTGCGCACATTCAGCGCCCCTCGTACTATTGCTGCAAGTTTGTTGGAGACAGCAAATCTAAGGAATGTtttcggtggtgttgaggttgACGGAGCCGCCGTGTTTCTTCCGGCCACACCAGTTCTG CAATTCATCGATTGTCCGCTCGTGTTTAAGACACAATCGCCTTCGGGTCTCTGTCGCGGTAAGATGTTGCTACTGCCTGTTGTAAGTGATGAGCAAAGGATCGCCTGGAAGATATGGATCTTGAGCACTAGACTCGAGAGCTTGGATGTGCAaccagaggatgaagaccTACTACAACTCCCCGGGAAGAAATTGAATGAATCAATGGATTTCGAAACAGATGTTTTTATCATTGGTGCAGGAAATGC CGGCGTTGCTCTCTCCGCACGTCTGAAGGCTCTGGGTGTTGAGAGCGTCATGGTCGAACGCAACCCTTGCCCTGGTGACAATTGGGCCCTTCGATATGACTGCATGCAGTTCCACATCCCCACAGCATTCTGTGAGCTTCCGTATATGT GCTATGACAAAGAGCTTCAGACTCCTCACCTCCTTACGCGCCAGGACCTGGCTTCACAAGTCCGTCGTTATGTGGAGACATTTAGTTTGAATACTATCCACTCCGTCAAAGTCCTGTCGACGGAGTATGATGAGGTGGCTCAAAAGTGGCATGTTACTTTCGCGTCACCTGCGGGCCAGCGCAAGGCCACTTCAAAGCACCTCGTCATGGCAACGGGATTTGGCTCTCAAAAGCCTAACATGCCGCAAATCGCAGAGCCTCAACTGTACAAGGGCATCAGTGTTCACTCGGCCGACTACAAGAATGCCAAGCTACTGCGAGAGCAGGGAGCAAAG TCTGTAATGGTCATTGGCTCTGCAAATACAGCATTCGATGTCCTTGTCGACTGCCACAAAGCGGGCCTTGATGCGACAATGGTCGTTAGGTCCCCTACTTATATTGTGCCGCTCGAATATGTCTGTGATAAGAACAGTCTCGGTGCGTATGATGGTGGCGTTGATGCGGCCGATAAACTTATACTATCGCTGCCTGCAGTCGTGGATGGACAGCTCGCCCGTGGTTTGTTTGCCATGCTCGCTGCGAACGAACCGCAGCGATACGCTGCACTTGAAGCAGCTGGCTTCCCCGTCCTAGATAGTCGAAACCCAGACTGCGCATTGATGCATAATCTGCTCGAGCGTGCCGGCGGACATTATGTCGATGTCGGTGGCACAAAACTGATCGAGGAGGGAAGGGTTAACGTAAAAGCGGGGGTCGAACCTGTGGCTTATACGAAATCAGGTCTTCGGTTCTCCGACGGTAGCTGTGTTGATGCGGATGCTATTGTTTGGTGTACTGGTTTCTCCGATTCCAACATTGTAACAACAGCCACGGAGATTCTTGGTGGGGAACCGAGCACCAATGAGTCGGCAGGTGAAGCTCAACCTAATGGGAGCGAGAAACGAATCCTAGGACCTCGAGACATTGCCTAG